A genomic segment from Flavobacterium inviolabile encodes:
- a CDS encoding glycosyltransferase — translation MHKVHKKRILVAPLNWGLGHATRCIPIIEALENNGYQPVVASDGVALSLLEKEFPHLQTLELPSYKIQYAQNGANFKWKLISQIPNMVKAMRTEHSTIERWIDEHEIDGIISDNRLGLYSNKVPTVFITHQLNVLTGNTSWITTKIHHQFIKKFNECWVPDIAGTPNLSGKLGHLDSSSLNVKYIGPLSRLHKKAVEPIYDLMVILSGPEPQRTLLEEKLKLELKYFEGKIIFIRGVIEEEQTITRRLNFTCYNFMNTEELEMAFNQSKIVLSRSGYTTIMDLAQLGKKAFFIPTPGQYEQEYLAKKLKKKGLIPYSRQEDFKADDLLQVALYKGLKNVTQEITWRQLFSLFERKGKL, via the coding sequence ATGCATAAAGTACATAAAAAAAGAATTTTAGTTGCCCCGTTAAACTGGGGATTAGGCCATGCCACACGATGCATTCCTATTATCGAGGCTTTGGAAAATAACGGTTATCAGCCGGTAGTCGCTTCCGATGGTGTTGCTTTATCACTATTGGAAAAAGAGTTTCCGCATTTGCAGACACTGGAATTGCCTTCCTATAAAATCCAGTATGCCCAAAACGGCGCCAATTTTAAATGGAAGCTTATTTCGCAGATCCCGAATATGGTTAAAGCCATGCGCACGGAGCACAGCACTATAGAACGCTGGATCGATGAGCATGAGATTGACGGTATTATATCGGACAATCGCCTGGGATTGTATTCCAATAAGGTCCCAACGGTGTTTATAACGCATCAGCTGAATGTACTGACCGGAAATACTTCCTGGATAACAACCAAAATACACCATCAGTTTATTAAAAAGTTTAATGAATGCTGGGTTCCCGATATTGCCGGAACACCTAATCTTTCCGGTAAATTAGGACATCTGGACAGCTCTTCACTAAACGTGAAATACATTGGCCCGTTGAGCCGTCTGCACAAAAAAGCAGTCGAGCCGATATATGACCTTATGGTTATCCTTTCCGGACCGGAGCCGCAACGCACCCTGCTGGAAGAGAAGCTGAAACTGGAGCTGAAATATTTTGAAGGCAAGATCATTTTTATCAGAGGCGTGATCGAAGAAGAGCAGACCATTACCCGCCGACTGAATTTCACCTGTTATAATTTTATGAATACGGAAGAGCTTGAAATGGCTTTTAACCAAAGTAAAATCGTATTGAGCCGCTCCGGCTATACGACTATCATGGATTTGGCACAATTGGGCAAAAAAGCTTTTTTTATTCCCACACCCGGACAATATGAACAGGAGTATCTGGCTAAGAAATTAAAGAAAAAAGGACTGATCCCGTATTCCAGACAGGAGGATTTTAAAGCAGACGACCTGCTTCAGGTGGCCCTGTATAAAGGGTTAAAGAATGTTACCCAGGAAATAACCTGGAGGCAATTATTTAGTCTTTTCGAGCGTAAAGGAAAACTCTGA
- a CDS encoding sensor histidine kinase, which yields MSISFKKSYRFAVKSALYITIFSTLLIAGLTYWFFELNYKFCIVFALGVYFFSFFVLQYRVERFIYRRVKKIYDDVSLLDSSTLRSQPVTTDMATLMNEVQKFAKDKKIEIETLKIREEYRREFLGNVSHELKTPLFTVQGYLLTLLDGAMNDKTIRKKYLQRAEKGVERLIYIVKDLDMITKLEAGDLNLEFTEFNIVDVVQNVFDLLEMRADQKNIMLMFDRKYPKAIKVFADKERIQQVVTNLVENSIKYGKENGTTEVSIEDLVNNKVIIRVTDNGEGIQKQYISRLFERFFRVDKSGARSEGGSGLGLAIVKHLIEAHDERIYVESKLGVGSEFSFTLEKTK from the coding sequence ATGTCCATAAGCTTTAAAAAATCATACAGATTTGCGGTCAAATCTGCACTTTATATTACCATTTTTTCAACTTTATTAATTGCAGGATTGACCTATTGGTTTTTTGAACTGAATTACAAATTCTGTATTGTTTTTGCTTTAGGCGTATACTTCTTTTCCTTTTTCGTTCTGCAATACCGTGTGGAACGCTTTATTTACAGAAGAGTGAAAAAAATCTATGACGATGTTTCGCTTCTGGATTCTTCCACACTCAGAAGTCAGCCGGTTACTACAGATATGGCGACATTAATGAACGAAGTGCAAAAATTTGCCAAAGACAAAAAAATTGAAATAGAAACCTTAAAAATTCGTGAGGAATACAGAAGAGAATTTCTGGGCAATGTTTCTCACGAATTAAAAACACCGCTGTTTACGGTTCAGGGCTACCTGCTCACGTTGCTGGATGGCGCGATGAACGATAAAACCATTCGTAAAAAATACCTGCAGCGTGCCGAAAAAGGAGTGGAACGCCTTATCTATATCGTAAAAGATCTGGATATGATTACCAAACTGGAAGCCGGGGATCTGAACCTTGAATTTACCGAATTCAATATTGTAGATGTTGTTCAGAATGTTTTTGACCTGCTTGAAATGCGTGCCGACCAGAAAAACATCATGCTGATGTTTGACCGCAAATACCCGAAAGCGATTAAGGTTTTTGCCGACAAGGAAAGAATTCAGCAGGTAGTGACCAACCTGGTTGAAAACTCCATTAAGTACGGAAAAGAAAACGGAACAACAGAGGTTAGCATTGAAGACCTGGTAAACAATAAAGTGATCATCCGTGTTACCGATAACGGTGAAGGAATTCAGAAACAATATATTTCGCGTTTGTTCGAACGATTCTTCCGTGTCGATAAAAGCGGAGCCCGTTCGGAAGGCGGTTCCGGTCTGGGTCTGGCTATCGTGAAGCATTTAATTGAAGCCCATGACGAGCGCATTTATGTGGAAAGCAAACTCGGCGTTGGCTCAGAGTTTTCCTTTACGCTCGAAAAGACTAAATAA
- a CDS encoding response regulator transcription factor has translation MKKKDIKILLVDDEQDILEIVGYNLSQEGYQIVTASNGREAIAKAKKEMPQLIIMDVMMPEMDGMEACENIRKIPELANVIITFLTARSEDYSQVAGFDAGADDYIAKPIKPKVLVSKVKALLRRLKEEEQQGDVLRVGEIEINREEYKIVKEGEEIILPRKEFELFYLLASKPGKVFKREEILDKVWGNEVVVGGRTIDVHIRKLREKIGDELFKTIKGVGYKLEI, from the coding sequence ATGAAGAAAAAAGACATTAAGATTTTATTGGTTGATGATGAGCAAGATATCCTCGAAATTGTAGGGTATAATCTATCACAGGAAGGTTATCAAATCGTGACAGCCAGCAATGGAAGAGAAGCGATTGCAAAGGCAAAAAAAGAAATGCCGCAACTAATCATTATGGATGTAATGATGCCGGAAATGGATGGAATGGAAGCGTGTGAGAACATTCGTAAAATTCCCGAATTAGCCAATGTTATTATTACGTTCTTAACGGCAAGAAGTGAAGACTATTCGCAGGTTGCAGGTTTTGATGCCGGAGCAGATGATTATATCGCCAAGCCAATCAAACCAAAAGTGCTTGTGAGCAAGGTAAAAGCCTTATTGCGCCGCTTAAAAGAAGAAGAGCAGCAGGGTGATGTGCTTAGAGTAGGTGAAATAGAAATCAACCGCGAAGAGTACAAAATCGTAAAAGAAGGTGAAGAGATTATCCTTCCCCGTAAAGAATTCGAACTGTTTTACCTGTTGGCTTCAAAACCCGGAAAAGTATTCAAACGTGAAGAAATACTGGATAAAGTCTGGGGTAATGAAGTAGTTGTAGGTGGAAGAACTATTGATGTTCACATTCGAAAACTAAGAGAAAAAATCGGCGACGAATTGTTTAAAACCATCAAAGGAGTAGGTTACAAATTAGAAATATAA
- a CDS encoding TonB-dependent receptor: MKFKLLLTTLLFTVFAFAQKGTVKGTITDKEMNNEPLPFASITIKGTTIGASTDEKGNFSLSVPEGNHILMIAFLGYETTEVPFKIASGETKTIDKAIGANGVQLEDVVLKIETSRQKESALLVEQKKAIEIKQSIGAQELSRKGVSDVATAVTKTTGITKQEGSGNIYVRGLGDRYNSTTMNGLPIPSNDPEKKNIKLDIFPTDIVEYVSIDKVYNGKVSGDFAGGNVDIVSKDYKGKGFLKLDIGSNVNTNALAEDNFSLQKGPNSFGFSNQANPKTIAAYDFQSWQLEGKTPVAGSFGISGGKSFDIGAEGKLSVFATGSFSNEYTSKRNGSAKGSVSGDGSLINKNFKTYTSMGYNTNTTGLVNVGYKINNNHKISFNSLFINSSSQVKDEYFGYVADLEDTGNGLIRRSQYVKNTLFVNQLLGEHTISSRSKFNWGVAQNNITGDTPDRMYNSFKKTDEGYVLISKSKPDNHRYFQRLKEYETVANAAVDYKFKKDGEGDFKGKFTLGYNGRFKNRDFKATQFNFKTEGPYLGTLVDPDNLDLFYNQQNLNNGYFNVSTFIGNSEISNALDPQKYSGEQIIHGGFLNTEYKFSNKLTAVLGLRAEYIFQKVNWKTQLDPTGDKDEFDKVTFLPNLIMKYELNEKQNLRLGLSKTYTLPQFKERALFIYEDVTEVKIGNPDLYPSDNYNLDLKWEMFPKNDELLSFTAFGKYIVNPINEVTIASSTNDISFINTGDRGYVAGAEAEFRKLIFESGENNTKKLTAGVNASYMYTTQDLNTSKVENETRYQVQFTNAKSAFTGASPLLLNADISFLKEWDNKNANVSTTLAYSYFSDRIYAIGTNYRGDQVDKAVGTLDFILKSKINKNLGFGFTAKNLLNPKIERVQENDNGDITLLTYTKGLNLSFNVSYQF, translated from the coding sequence ATGAAATTTAAATTATTATTAACAACATTATTGTTCACGGTCTTTGCCTTCGCACAAAAGGGAACTGTCAAGGGTACCATTACAGACAAAGAAATGAACAATGAACCGTTACCTTTTGCCAGTATAACAATTAAAGGTACAACAATTGGAGCAAGTACAGACGAAAAAGGTAATTTTAGTCTGAGTGTTCCGGAAGGAAATCACATTTTGATGATTGCCTTCTTAGGCTACGAAACTACTGAAGTGCCTTTTAAAATAGCTTCAGGAGAAACAAAAACAATTGACAAAGCAATTGGTGCAAACGGAGTACAACTGGAAGATGTTGTTCTTAAAATAGAAACCAGCCGTCAAAAAGAAAGTGCTTTATTAGTAGAACAGAAAAAAGCAATTGAGATAAAACAGAGTATCGGAGCGCAGGAATTATCCCGAAAAGGGGTTAGCGATGTGGCAACAGCCGTAACCAAAACCACAGGGATCACCAAACAGGAAGGTTCCGGGAATATTTATGTGAGAGGTTTGGGCGACCGTTACAACTCCACCACCATGAACGGCCTGCCGATTCCTTCAAACGATCCGGAAAAAAAGAATATCAAACTGGACATTTTCCCTACAGACATTGTAGAATATGTATCTATTGACAAAGTATACAACGGAAAAGTTTCCGGAGATTTTGCCGGAGGTAACGTAGATATCGTATCGAAAGACTATAAAGGAAAAGGGTTTTTAAAATTGGACATCGGTTCTAATGTGAACACGAACGCATTGGCAGAGGACAATTTCAGCCTGCAGAAAGGACCAAACAGCTTTGGCTTCAGCAACCAGGCGAATCCGAAAACAATTGCTGCCTACGATTTTCAGTCATGGCAGCTGGAAGGTAAAACTCCGGTAGCCGGATCATTCGGAATTTCCGGAGGTAAATCATTCGACATCGGAGCAGAAGGAAAATTAAGCGTTTTCGCAACCGGATCTTTCAGCAATGAATATACCTCCAAAAGAAACGGTAGCGCAAAAGGAAGCGTTAGCGGTGACGGAAGTTTGATCAACAAAAATTTCAAAACCTATACTTCAATGGGTTACAACACCAACACCACCGGATTGGTAAATGTTGGCTACAAAATAAACAACAACCACAAAATCAGTTTCAACTCCCTGTTCATCAACTCTTCCAGCCAGGTTAAAGATGAGTATTTCGGATATGTTGCCGATTTGGAAGATACCGGAAATGGTTTGATCCGTCGTTCCCAATATGTTAAAAACACCCTTTTTGTAAATCAGTTATTGGGAGAGCACACGATCAGCAGCCGTTCAAAATTCAACTGGGGTGTAGCCCAAAACAACATCACAGGCGATACACCGGACAGAATGTACAATTCTTTTAAAAAGACTGACGAAGGTTATGTACTGATCAGTAAATCAAAACCGGACAACCACCGTTATTTCCAAAGATTGAAAGAGTATGAAACCGTTGCCAATGCCGCTGTTGACTATAAATTCAAAAAAGACGGAGAAGGTGATTTTAAAGGAAAATTCACATTAGGGTATAACGGTCGTTTTAAAAACAGAGATTTTAAAGCTACACAGTTCAACTTCAAAACGGAAGGTCCTTATCTGGGTACTCTTGTTGATCCTGACAACCTGGATTTGTTTTACAACCAGCAAAATCTGAACAATGGTTACTTTAACGTGAGTACCTTCATTGGAAACTCAGAAATCAGCAATGCCCTGGATCCTCAAAAATATTCCGGAGAGCAGATTATTCACGGAGGATTCTTAAATACCGAGTACAAATTCAGCAACAAGCTTACAGCAGTTTTAGGTTTACGTGCCGAGTATATTTTCCAAAAAGTAAACTGGAAAACACAGCTTGACCCGACCGGTGACAAAGATGAATTCGACAAAGTGACTTTCTTACCGAATTTAATCATGAAATACGAATTGAACGAAAAGCAGAATCTTCGTTTGGGATTAAGCAAAACCTACACACTTCCTCAATTTAAAGAAAGAGCTTTATTTATCTATGAAGATGTTACAGAGGTAAAAATCGGTAACCCGGATTTATATCCTTCAGATAACTATAACTTAGACTTAAAATGGGAAATGTTCCCTAAAAATGACGAGTTACTATCTTTCACTGCTTTTGGTAAATATATTGTTAATCCTATCAACGAAGTTACGATCGCTTCTTCTACTAACGATATTTCTTTTATCAATACAGGAGACAGAGGTTATGTAGCCGGTGCCGAAGCAGAATTCAGAAAGTTAATTTTTGAATCCGGTGAGAACAACACTAAAAAGCTGACAGCAGGCGTAAACGCTTCTTATATGTATACAACCCAGGACCTGAATACATCAAAGGTTGAGAACGAAACAAGATACCAGGTACAGTTCACAAACGCTAAAAGCGCTTTTACAGGAGCTTCTCCATTGTTGTTAAATGCTGATATTTCATTCTTAAAAGAATGGGATAATAAAAATGCGAATGTTTCCACAACTCTGGCTTATTCGTATTTCTCAGACAGGATTTATGCTATCGGAACAAACTACAGAGGCGACCAGGTTGACAAAGCCGTAGGCACACTGGACTTTATCCTGAAATCCAAAATCAACAAAAACTTAGGTTTTGGTTTCACTGCAAAAAACCTGTTGAATCCAAAAATCGAACGTGTTCAGGAAAACGATAACGGCGACATCACGTTATTAACCTATACTAAAGGTTTGAACCTGAGTTTTAACGTTAGTTACCAGTTTTAA